A stretch of the Desulfobacter sp. genome encodes the following:
- a CDS encoding FAD-binding protein — protein sequence MTPEAARKFTAIVSKERYLDRPEELACYAYDAFLVQALPEAVIFVKTTAEVSQVLSIAHANKIPVTARGTGTSVCGAPVPIQGGLVVCFSKMDQIIEVNTRDRYAVVQPGVINNDLQNALAPHGFFYPPDPGSMSIATMGGNIAQNAGGPRCLKYGVTMDYVLGLEVVIADGKITRFGSKNVKDVTGYKMASLFCGSEGTLGLVTQAIVKVVPKPETTRTLMVNFTDLDDTAKAVSDIIGSGILPAAMELMDQFTLNAIEESANLGLDREAQGSLLIEVDGIKEACEKEVALIVDHLKANHAAHIEEASTQEEQTKLWTARRSAYGVFAKLAPDILSEDVTVPVSQVPEMIRQIMAISKKYDLTAGVLAHAGDGNMHPLIPADRNNKAEWARVEKAFDEIFAAAAALGGTLSGEHGIGLAKAKYLDLVMDKDSMEIMAKVKSAIDPLSILNPGKFI from the coding sequence ATCACACCCGAAGCGGCAAGAAAATTTACCGCAATTGTTTCCAAAGAACGATACCTTGACCGGCCCGAAGAACTTGCCTGCTATGCCTATGACGCCTTTTTGGTCCAGGCCCTGCCCGAGGCTGTTATTTTTGTCAAAACAACAGCCGAAGTCTCCCAGGTATTATCAATTGCACATGCAAACAAAATCCCTGTAACCGCCAGGGGAACAGGCACTTCAGTGTGCGGGGCCCCAGTGCCCATCCAGGGGGGGCTTGTTGTGTGTTTCTCCAAAATGGACCAGATTATAGAGGTCAATACCAGGGACAGATATGCCGTTGTCCAGCCCGGGGTCATCAACAATGATCTTCAAAACGCTTTGGCCCCCCATGGATTTTTTTACCCCCCGGACCCGGGTTCCATGTCCATAGCCACCATGGGCGGAAACATTGCCCAGAACGCCGGCGGCCCCAGATGCCTCAAATACGGGGTGACCATGGATTATGTTCTGGGCCTGGAAGTGGTCATAGCCGACGGGAAAATCACCAGGTTCGGTTCAAAGAATGTCAAGGATGTCACCGGATACAAAATGGCATCCTTGTTCTGCGGCTCCGAAGGCACCTTGGGCCTTGTGACCCAAGCCATTGTCAAGGTTGTGCCAAAACCGGAAACCACCCGGACCCTGATGGTCAATTTTACGGACTTGGATGATACGGCAAAAGCGGTCTCTGATATCATAGGGTCCGGTATTTTGCCTGCAGCCATGGAACTCATGGACCAATTCACCTTAAACGCCATTGAAGAGAGTGCAAATTTAGGACTCGACCGGGAGGCCCAAGGATCTTTACTCATTGAAGTCGACGGAATCAAAGAGGCCTGCGAAAAAGAAGTGGCCCTGATCGTTGACCATCTTAAGGCCAATCATGCCGCCCATATTGAAGAAGCATCCACCCAAGAGGAACAAACCAAACTATGGACGGCCCGGCGGTCTGCCTACGGGGTTTTTGCCAAGCTTGCCCCGGACATCCTTTCCGAGGATGTGACCGTGCCGGTCAGCCAGGTGCCTGAAATGATCCGGCAGATCATGGCCATTTCAAAAAAGTATGATCTCACGGCCGGGGTGCTGGCCCATGCCGGGGACGGGAACATGCACCCCCTGATCCCTGCAGACCGGAACAATAAAGCGGAATGGGCCCGGGTTGAAAAGGCATTTGATGAGATTTTTGCGGCAGCGGCCGCCCTTGGGGGGACCCTGTCCGGCGAACACGGCATTGGTCTGGCCAAGGCCAAATACCTGGACCTGGTCATGGACAAAGATTCCATGGAGATCATGGCCAAGGTCAAGTCCGCCATTGATCCTTTGTCCATCCTCAACCCGGGAAAATTCATATGA
- a CDS encoding TRAP transporter large permease subunit: MILTICLSFTALLFLGAPIAVILGITTLVCLVFFTSTPLHIITQQLFNALDKFVLLAIPFFILAGAIMTRGGIARKLIAFVNALVGWFPGGLAMAGILACIFFAAISGSSPATVVAIGSIMIPALVKAGYGERFSLGLITVSGSLGIVIPPSIPMILYCLVMNVSVTRIFMAGILPGLLIGLALMIYTFFVAKKNNWRVKGTASLAELTRTAKEGLWALLLPFVILGGIYSGIFTPTEAAAISVVYALFIEIFVYKEFGIKDITDICQDAAVLSACLLFILSCAMTFIWLLTAEQIPHQLADIIISHINSPWMFLLTVNILFLILGCFMDDVSAMLILAPIFLETLNRYGIDLVHFGIVMVLNIQMGMLTPPFGLNLFVASGITKAPLARIARGVAPFLGIMLVCLLLVTYIPWISLTLPNWILN; the protein is encoded by the coding sequence ATGATTCTCACCATCTGCCTAAGCTTTACTGCCCTGCTTTTTTTAGGGGCGCCCATTGCCGTAATTTTAGGTATTACCACCCTGGTATGCCTGGTTTTTTTCACCTCTACACCGCTGCACATCATCACCCAGCAGCTGTTTAACGCCTTGGATAAATTTGTACTTCTGGCCATTCCCTTTTTTATCCTGGCCGGCGCCATCATGACCCGGGGAGGGATTGCCAGAAAACTCATTGCCTTTGTCAATGCCCTGGTGGGCTGGTTTCCGGGCGGACTTGCCATGGCAGGCATCCTGGCATGTATATTTTTTGCCGCCATTTCAGGGTCTTCTCCTGCAACGGTTGTGGCCATCGGCTCGATCATGATCCCGGCACTGGTCAAGGCAGGATATGGGGAACGGTTCTCCCTGGGATTGATTACAGTCTCCGGCTCCCTTGGCATCGTGATTCCCCCCTCCATTCCCATGATCCTTTATTGTCTGGTAATGAATGTTTCTGTGACCAGGATCTTCATGGCAGGAATTCTGCCCGGGCTGCTCATCGGTCTGGCCCTCATGATCTATACCTTTTTTGTTGCCAAAAAGAACAATTGGCGGGTGAAGGGAACGGCGTCCCTGGCTGAGCTGACCCGCACGGCAAAAGAGGGGTTATGGGCCCTTCTTCTCCCCTTTGTGATACTGGGCGGAATCTATTCGGGCATATTCACCCCCACGGAAGCCGCTGCCATATCCGTGGTCTATGCCCTGTTCATTGAAATCTTTGTCTACAAAGAGTTTGGCATCAAAGATATTACCGATATCTGCCAGGATGCAGCGGTTCTATCCGCCTGCCTGCTCTTTATCCTCTCCTGCGCCATGACCTTTATCTGGCTGCTCACGGCCGAGCAGATCCCCCACCAGCTGGCCGACATCATCATCAGTCATATCAACAGCCCCTGGATGTTCCTGCTCACGGTCAACATCTTATTTCTTATTTTGGGCTGTTTTATGGACGATGTCTCTGCCATGCTGATTTTGGCCCCTATTTTCTTAGAAACCCTGAACCGGTACGGGATTGACCTGGTCCATTTCGGCATTGTCATGGTCTTAAACATCCAGATGGGCATGCTGACCCCGCCCTTTGGACTGAATCTTTTTGTGGCTTCGGGCATTACCAAGGCCCCTTTGGCCAGGATCGCCCGGGGCGTTGCCCCCTTTCTAGGCATTATGCTGGTCTGTCTTTTGCTCGTCACCTATATTCCCTGGATCTCTTTGACATTGCCAAACTGGATTCTCAATTAA
- a CDS encoding ATP-binding cassette domain-containing protein, producing MKDDQLLTIRQLKKYYPVSQKGWFKKKAGHVKAVDGVDLDLIQGETFGLVGESGCGKSTLGRCILRLEPPTAGQILFEGIDLLSLKSQALRTLRQDMQMIFQDPFSSQNPRHTIRRIMGEPLTIHGMGSHKEDRIRALNPKLIIADEPVSALDVSIQAQILNLLVGLQQKFQLTYLFISHDLSVVRHLCDRIAVMYLGNIVEIAPRDGLYSTPALLDAIPTTSLTRREQTPPLTGDMPSPMNPPPGCPFHPRCRYKQDKCAQNKPMLKTIAQGRRVACHFPLFES from the coding sequence ATGAAAGATGACCAGCTGCTAACGATCAGGCAATTGAAAAAATATTATCCGGTCTCCCAAAAGGGATGGTTCAAAAAAAAAGCAGGGCATGTCAAAGCCGTGGACGGGGTGGACCTGGATCTGATCCAGGGGGAGACCTTTGGCCTGGTCGGGGAATCAGGCTGCGGCAAATCCACCCTGGGCCGGTGCATTCTCCGCTTAGAACCGCCTACAGCAGGGCAGATTCTGTTTGAGGGCATTGATCTTCTCTCCCTGAAAAGCCAGGCCCTTAGAACCCTGCGCCAGGACATGCAGATGATTTTCCAGGACCCCTTCTCCTCCCAGAACCCCAGGCACACCATCCGCCGCATCATGGGAGAGCCCCTGACCATCCACGGCATGGGCAGCCACAAAGAAGACCGGATCCGGGCCCTCAATCCCAAGCTGATCATTGCCGACGAGCCGGTCTCTGCCCTGGATGTATCCATCCAGGCCCAGATTCTCAACCTTTTGGTAGGCCTTCAGCAAAAATTCCAACTCACTTATCTGTTCATCTCACATGACCTGAGCGTAGTCCGCCACCTCTGCGACCGGATCGCTGTCATGTATCTGGGAAATATCGTGGAAATCGCTCCCAGGGACGGACTCTACTCAACCCCGGCCCTGCTTGACGCCATACCCACCACCAGTCTCACCCGAAGAGAACAAACCCCTCCTTTGACCGGAGATATGCCAAGCCCCATGAACCCGCCCCCGGGATGCCCCTTCCATCCCAGGTGCCGATACAAACAGGATAAATGCGCCCAAAACAAGCCCATGCTCAAAACCATTGCCCAGGGCCGCCGGGTGGCCTGCCACTTTCCTCTCTTTGAATCATAG